The Staphylothermus marinus F1 genome has a segment encoding these proteins:
- a CDS encoding PLP-dependent cysteine synthase family protein — protein MSLRVCNNVIECIGKTPIIRLQRIEKDQNVDFEIWAKAEFMNPTGSVKDRMAYYMIKKAMDKGELKPGMTIVVPTTGNTGISFSALGSYFGLKVLIVIPEEMSAERFMLMRLFGADFLFTPGGESDAGTALETAKKLAEENPDKYYFFDQWSDEANVQAHYETTGKEILDQIGCPDAFVAQVGTGGTLMGVAKRLKEECKNVIVAGAEPAECPVAAYWFKTGKEGPWGRHEIEGVGDGFVPDIVKRYKHLLDDFVTSTSEEAIMMARKIARLEALPVGISSGANVVSAIKLGRSHGLGKGKKVVTILPDYAARYFSTRLFKKKREIVDRKKILEELSI, from the coding sequence ATGAGTCTACGAGTATGCAATAATGTAATTGAATGCATCGGTAAAACACCTATTATCAGACTACAAAGGATAGAAAAGGATCAAAATGTAGACTTTGAAATATGGGCTAAAGCAGAGTTCATGAACCCAACTGGAAGCGTCAAGGATCGTATGGCTTACTATATGATCAAAAAAGCAATGGATAAGGGAGAACTAAAACCTGGAATGACAATTGTTGTGCCAACAACTGGGAATACAGGAATATCTTTCTCAGCTCTCGGCAGCTATTTTGGATTAAAAGTATTAATTGTTATCCCGGAGGAAATGAGTGCTGAGAGATTCATGTTGATGAGACTATTTGGTGCAGACTTCTTATTCACACCTGGCGGCGAAAGTGATGCTGGAACAGCATTGGAGACCGCTAAAAAACTTGCAGAAGAAAATCCTGATAAATACTATTTCTTCGATCAATGGAGTGATGAAGCAAATGTTCAAGCACACTACGAGACAACCGGTAAAGAAATCCTAGACCAGATTGGATGCCCCGACGCCTTCGTTGCACAAGTAGGAACAGGCGGGACATTGATGGGTGTAGCTAAGAGGCTTAAGGAGGAATGTAAAAACGTAATAGTAGCAGGAGCTGAGCCAGCTGAATGCCCCGTAGCAGCATATTGGTTTAAGACAGGCAAGGAGGGACCATGGGGTAGGCACGAAATAGAAGGTGTTGGAGACGGATTCGTGCCAGACATTGTTAAACGATATAAGCACCTCCTAGACGATTTTGTAACATCTACAAGTGAGGAAGCAATAATGATGGCTAGGAAAATAGCGCGTCTTGAAGCATTACCTGTAGGAATAAGTAGTGGTGCAAACGTTGTATCAGCAATAAAGCTTGGAAGAAGCCATGGATTAGGTAAAGGAAAGAAAGTTGTAACTATATTGCCAGACTATGCTGCAAGATA
- a CDS encoding FAD binding domain-containing protein has translation MLPRFDIYRPKSLEDALEFLDKHSGEAKPLAGGTELIILIRDRRIPIPKYLVDLNAIKKELSFVEKKDDGIHIGGGTTLYELSKTFLHKDKRFAGFVDVYKKFGTLALRFEATVAGNLVSATQYNDYITLLLVYDAKLRLVSVNGERIVKLEDFLIDKRKVDLKPNELIYEIIFPEPPINSSSSFIKFDRRELLIAGVVTGATFLALEDNKITDVKISFDMVREKRIPGRARKTEEFLKGKEFSKEILEKAAEEVLPTEMERVTDWWTTAEYRMDMSKVVLKRNLLRAYERIKG, from the coding sequence ATCTTACCAAGATTCGACATATATAGGCCTAAGAGCCTCGAAGACGCACTAGAATTCCTAGATAAACACAGTGGTGAAGCAAAACCTCTTGCCGGCGGAACAGAACTCATAATATTGATCAGGGATAGAAGAATACCTATACCGAAATATTTAGTCGACCTCAACGCTATAAAGAAGGAGCTATCATTCGTTGAGAAAAAAGATGACGGGATCCATATAGGTGGTGGAACAACACTTTACGAGTTAAGCAAGACTTTTCTACACAAAGACAAGAGATTTGCAGGATTCGTAGATGTATATAAGAAATTCGGTACTCTAGCACTAAGATTCGAAGCCACAGTGGCTGGGAACCTAGTATCTGCTACACAATACAATGACTATATCACCCTCCTACTAGTATATGATGCGAAACTAAGACTAGTAAGTGTTAATGGAGAAAGAATAGTGAAGCTTGAAGATTTCCTAATAGATAAGAGAAAAGTTGATCTAAAACCTAACGAGCTAATATATGAAATAATATTTCCAGAGCCACCAATTAATAGTAGCAGTAGCTTCATAAAGTTTGATAGGAGAGAACTATTAATAGCTGGAGTAGTTACTGGTGCAACTTTCCTAGCACTCGAAGACAACAAAATCACTGATGTTAAGATAAGTTTTGACATGGTTAGAGAGAAGAGAATTCCTGGTAGAGCAAGGAAGACAGAAGAGTTCTTGAAAGGCAAGGAGTTCAGCAAGGAGATACTCGAGAAAGCCGCTGAAGAAGTTCTACCCACGGAAATGGAGAGAGTAACAGATTGGTGGACAACTGCTGAATACCGTATGGATATGTCTAAGGTGGTTTTGAAGAGAAACCTATTAAGAGCATATGAAAGGATTAAGGGGTGA
- a CDS encoding (2Fe-2S)-binding protein, whose protein sequence is MEEKLVKVNLKVNGKEYTLEVPPYERLLDTLRYRLGLTSVKEGCGRGECGTCIVLVNGNPRHSCLTLTATLDGAEITTLEGLAPEGKLHAIQVAFLETRGVQCGFCTGGFMLMAKALLDRNPDPSYEEIKEWLSSTLCRCGSYHYYFAAVKLAAKYLKEGKIYFDEKEIRNKYYMKVVGR, encoded by the coding sequence ATGGAAGAAAAACTTGTAAAGGTTAATTTAAAAGTTAATGGAAAAGAATACACATTAGAAGTCCCGCCATATGAGAGACTATTAGATACACTACGATATAGACTGGGATTAACCAGTGTTAAAGAAGGTTGTGGAAGAGGAGAATGTGGAACATGTATAGTCTTGGTAAACGGTAATCCTAGACACTCCTGCCTAACATTAACAGCTACACTCGACGGTGCAGAGATAACGACTCTTGAAGGACTAGCTCCTGAAGGAAAACTCCACGCTATACAAGTAGCTTTCCTAGAGACTCGTGGTGTACAGTGCGGATTCTGTACGGGCGGGTTTATGTTGATGGCTAAAGCATTATTGGATAGAAACCCTGATCCAAGCTATGAAGAAATAAAGGAATGGCTAAGTTCAACGCTTTGCCGCTGTGGAAGCTACCACTACTATTTCGCAGCTGTCAAGTTAGCGGCGAAGTACTTGAAGGAGGGGAAGATCTATTTTGATGAGAAAGAGATCCGTAACAAATACTATATGAAAGTTGTTGGGAGGTGA
- a CDS encoding xanthine dehydrogenase family protein molybdopterin-binding subunit — MSKPEYVDIVEKVFEKTKEKKTKEFKYIGKHIIRWDAIDKLSGKAWFTADLVKLYQNVVFVYSVRTKYAHALIKKIDVSDAEKYPGVIKVITAKDIPGINDVGYVIPDQPLLADKKVRYIGDTVALIVAENYENALEAADLVRVEYEPLEVILDPLKVVEWGGLREKEHTLIHDERGSDVVSRYKIRRGDVKKAFEEAAVVIENEYRTPMQEHAYLEPEAALAIPQPDGGVTIYAKTQCPFDTRKAVAQVLGLPFNKVRVIAPPLGGGFGGAEDVGNEIAAKVALAAILTGRPAFLVHTREESIIGHSKRHPMIARYKHAATRDGRLLAVEAEIVLDTGAYASLGPFVGWRAIVHSTGPYKVPNAKVDLAVVYTNKVYAGAFRGFGNPQVAFAHERQMDLLAEELGLDPVEFRLKNILRNGDRTVHGQLLSHGVGLEEAILKAVEAANWYEKRKLYSQQKGLLRRGIGIAVFYHGNSIGAEGADFSSATIIIQRDGSIVFRTGLTDFGQGSIQGIVNIIAETLGVPPSYIKVEWPDTASTPDAGPTVASRSTVMGGNAALVAAYKLRQRLNKLAGEILGCDPDDIVIDAPDVYCKSDPNLKITWQELVEQSFWKGVPIQEFGYFRAPPAEWDEETGQGAPYMHYTFGAIISDVVVDLETGVARVKEAVTAYDIGRVINRTGAEHHAVGGYIQGMGYALMEDIYHAPDGRVYNTNLSTYHIPTGLDIPEKIKAVWVEAGFQRGPYGAKGLGEPSIVGIAPSIANAVAHALGGDINVNKDINRIPLTPDYVYSIIKKHGLIKKYKA; from the coding sequence ATGAGCAAGCCTGAATATGTAGATATAGTGGAGAAGGTCTTTGAGAAAACCAAAGAGAAAAAGACTAAGGAATTCAAGTATATTGGTAAACACATTATTAGATGGGATGCTATAGACAAGCTAAGCGGTAAAGCATGGTTTACAGCCGATCTAGTAAAACTATACCAAAACGTTGTATTCGTTTATAGTGTTAGAACAAAATATGCACATGCATTAATCAAGAAGATCGATGTAAGTGATGCAGAGAAATATCCTGGAGTAATAAAAGTAATAACAGCTAAGGATATACCTGGAATAAACGATGTAGGATACGTTATTCCCGACCAGCCATTATTGGCGGATAAAAAGGTTAGATACATTGGTGACACAGTAGCATTAATTGTTGCTGAAAACTATGAGAACGCTTTAGAAGCAGCTGATCTCGTGAGAGTAGAGTATGAGCCGTTAGAAGTAATTCTTGACCCATTAAAAGTTGTTGAATGGGGTGGATTACGAGAGAAAGAACATACATTAATACATGATGAACGCGGAAGCGATGTAGTATCAAGATATAAGATAAGGAGAGGAGACGTAAAGAAAGCATTTGAAGAAGCAGCTGTAGTTATAGAGAACGAATACCGGACACCAATGCAGGAACACGCATATTTAGAGCCGGAAGCTGCTCTTGCAATACCACAGCCAGATGGCGGAGTAACAATATATGCTAAGACACAGTGCCCATTCGATACACGTAAAGCAGTTGCTCAAGTTCTAGGATTACCATTTAACAAGGTTAGAGTAATAGCACCACCACTAGGCGGAGGATTTGGTGGCGCAGAGGATGTTGGAAACGAGATTGCTGCTAAAGTTGCATTAGCAGCAATACTAACAGGTAGACCCGCGTTTCTAGTACACACACGTGAAGAATCAATTATTGGTCACAGCAAGAGACACCCAATGATAGCTAGATATAAACATGCAGCAACACGTGATGGTAGATTACTAGCTGTTGAAGCAGAAATAGTTCTAGATACTGGAGCATATGCTAGTCTAGGACCATTCGTTGGATGGAGAGCTATTGTTCACAGTACAGGTCCATACAAAGTGCCTAACGCCAAAGTAGATCTGGCAGTAGTATATACTAATAAAGTATATGCTGGTGCATTCCGTGGATTCGGAAACCCGCAAGTCGCATTCGCACATGAGAGACAAATGGATCTATTAGCTGAAGAACTAGGACTTGACCCTGTAGAGTTTAGGTTAAAGAATATATTGAGAAATGGAGATCGGACAGTACATGGACAACTACTAAGCCATGGTGTTGGGTTAGAGGAGGCTATTCTCAAAGCAGTAGAAGCAGCTAACTGGTATGAGAAGAGAAAACTATATAGTCAACAGAAAGGTTTGTTAAGGAGAGGAATAGGAATAGCTGTATTCTATCATGGAAACAGTATAGGTGCTGAAGGAGCAGACTTCTCATCAGCCACGATAATAATACAGCGTGACGGAAGCATAGTTTTCAGAACAGGTCTCACAGACTTCGGACAAGGATCTATACAGGGAATTGTTAACATTATCGCTGAAACACTAGGTGTACCACCAAGCTATATAAAGGTTGAATGGCCAGATACAGCTTCAACACCCGATGCAGGACCAACAGTAGCATCAAGATCAACTGTTATGGGTGGTAATGCCGCGCTCGTAGCAGCATATAAGCTGAGACAGAGGCTAAACAAGCTAGCTGGAGAAATACTAGGCTGTGATCCAGACGATATAGTAATAGATGCTCCAGACGTATATTGTAAGAGTGATCCCAACTTGAAGATAACATGGCAGGAACTAGTAGAGCAGAGCTTCTGGAAAGGAGTACCTATACAAGAATTCGGATACTTCCGTGCACCACCAGCTGAATGGGACGAAGAAACTGGTCAGGGAGCACCATATATGCACTACACATTTGGAGCAATAATAAGCGATGTAGTAGTTGATCTAGAAACTGGTGTTGCAAGAGTTAAGGAAGCGGTAACAGCATATGATATCGGCAGAGTAATCAATAGGACAGGCGCCGAACACCATGCTGTAGGAGGCTATATACAAGGAATGGGATATGCATTAATGGAAGACATATACCATGCACCAGATGGCAGAGTATACAATACGAATCTATCAACATACCATATACCAACAGGACTAGATATACCTGAGAAAATAAAGGCCGTATGGGTTGAAGCAGGATTCCAAAGAGGACCATATGGAGCCAAAGGATTAGGAGAACCATCAATAGTAGGTATAGCTCCAAGCATAGCTAACGCAGTAGCACACGCCCTAGGAGGAGACATAAACGTTAACAAAGACATAAACAGAATACCGCTAACACCAGACTATGTATACAGTATTATAAAGAAGCATGGACTTATCAAAAAGTATAAAGCCTAA
- a CDS encoding DUF711 family protein, with amino-acid sequence MLKPIIRSITIFAYKPREEAYDEILESINTAKDMLGIVKKSFEENGYEVFTTRISLPKLSIDLLRKILDSIDINDTLLSVGALDIEDIDEELAIDITSRGYYFPIYGLYRNPVEYSYKLAKLIISLADQNPLLATRVSIAYHKDPLETPYFPDSTSSGKLGLGMAFLYPHILKRLIEETHSIRAVAERISHKISEIINILRNIGIGNYRFIIDYSISPWMEKSVVDLIETMGYKLLTPGFNYGIYLLNDLIKNVSGKIGFAKGYNEVMLPYAEDSLLIDAGGKGLLKAHHLLLYTTTCVAGPDMLVVPRDQEKLWRFLLDIYSIYMVKQKPLSTRIIPVSGNPGDKVKLGKFGTAYIIDY; translated from the coding sequence ATGTTGAAGCCCATAATTAGGTCAATAACAATTTTTGCTTATAAGCCCAGAGAGGAAGCATATGATGAGATATTAGAATCAATAAATACTGCTAAGGATATGCTTGGAATAGTTAAGAAGAGCTTTGAGGAAAACGGATACGAAGTATTTACTACAAGAATATCCCTGCCGAAGCTAAGCATTGATCTCCTAAGGAAGATACTAGATAGCATAGATATTAATGATACTCTCCTCTCAGTTGGAGCATTAGATATAGAAGATATTGATGAAGAATTAGCAATTGATATTACTAGTAGAGGATATTATTTCCCAATATATGGATTATATAGAAACCCCGTAGAATACTCGTATAAATTAGCGAAGCTAATTATTTCATTGGCTGACCAGAACCCATTATTAGCTACAAGAGTATCTATTGCTTACCATAAAGACCCATTGGAGACGCCTTATTTCCCTGATTCAACTAGTAGTGGAAAACTAGGATTAGGAATGGCTTTCCTATATCCACACATACTTAAGAGATTAATAGAGGAGACTCATTCAATAAGAGCTGTTGCGGAAAGAATTTCCCATAAAATATCTGAGATCATTAATATTTTGCGAAACATAGGTATCGGTAATTATAGATTCATTATTGACTATAGTATTTCTCCATGGATGGAGAAAAGCGTTGTTGACTTAATAGAGACTATGGGTTATAAACTGCTCACGCCAGGATTTAATTACGGTATATACTTACTTAATGATTTGATCAAAAATGTTTCGGGGAAAATAGGTTTTGCAAAAGGATATAATGAAGTAATGTTGCCTTATGCAGAGGATTCCTTATTAATAGATGCTGGTGGGAAAGGCTTGTTGAAAGCCCACCATTTATTATTATATACTACTACATGTGTAGCTGGTCCAGATATGTTGGTTGTACCGCGTGATCAGGAGAAACTGTGGAGATTCCTACTAGACATATATAGTATTTACATGGTTAAACAAAAACCGTTGTCGACGAGAATTATTCCGGTAAGCGGAAATCCTGGCGATAAAGTAAAGCTTGGAAAATTCGGTACTGCCTACATAATAGATTACTAA
- a CDS encoding metal ABC transporter ATP-binding protein — protein MSIAVENLTVGYSKYIVLKNLSFKHEGPGLIQVLGPNGAGKTTLLRTILGLIKPIEGRVIINDEDVTGNPSRAGKYIGYVPQTTGLSEPDYPLTVMELIECCYVLRKPWPRILVRRKEKEYIMKILEIVGLSRELWNKNFWDLSGGQKQRSYIARALVHDPSILLMDEPFSNIDPNGRVDLAELIGRLSRNKLVIVTSHDPMLLLKYTSKILLVNREIYVYGKPEEVLRRDIAEKIYGKAILEVREHIHIIDSHR, from the coding sequence GTGAGTATAGCTGTAGAAAACCTAACAGTAGGATACAGCAAATATATCGTGCTAAAAAATCTATCATTTAAACATGAAGGACCTGGATTAATACAAGTACTCGGACCAAATGGTGCTGGAAAAACAACTCTACTCAGAACAATTCTGGGGTTAATTAAGCCGATAGAGGGGCGAGTCATTATAAATGATGAGGATGTAACAGGGAATCCCAGCAGAGCTGGAAAATACATTGGATATGTTCCTCAAACAACTGGGTTATCGGAGCCAGATTATCCATTAACAGTTATGGAGCTCATAGAATGTTGCTATGTATTAAGAAAGCCTTGGCCAAGAATATTGGTTAGGAGAAAAGAAAAAGAATATATTATGAAGATTCTTGAAATAGTTGGATTGTCTCGAGAACTGTGGAATAAGAATTTCTGGGATCTCTCGGGAGGTCAGAAGCAGAGAAGCTACATTGCTAGAGCACTAGTTCATGATCCTTCAATACTGTTAATGGATGAACCATTCTCAAACATAGATCCAAATGGTAGAGTAGACTTAGCAGAGCTTATAGGGAGGCTAAGTAGGAATAAACTAGTGATTGTAACAAGCCATGATCCAATGCTTCTATTAAAGTATACATCGAAAATATTACTGGTTAATAGGGAAATCTATGTTTATGGTAAACCCGAAGAAGTGTTGAGGAGGGATATTGCTGAAAAAATATATGGTAAAGCAATATTAGAGGTTAGAGAACATATCCACATAATAGATTCTCATCGTTAA
- a CDS encoding metal ABC transporter substrate-binding protein — protein MRIQPLQAYIIMLLTITALLFNTIPVHSINNGNGLFIVVSFPNLISDIKQLITDHDRVVSVAPQGIDPHEYSLTPKNVEDLEKADIIISLAHAPFEKRIHDLYVEGKLKGVLIEIPYIPGIIIRENPATHMPDYHMIIYDPFNYIIFIKYVAQKMSELNPEYKTYYLDKAREVIRNVSDIIAKTPQLNMVGVADTPVTVYSVEWLGIDIKYLLVKEHGVQMTPQDLINVENSMKNKTIQVAIVTEPAVSQASKKLLELANKYSIPIIHVPSPLSQQSIPAKLSVISKEVISLSINKSFININTITPSSSVEESSIFWSKYYNDLVLFIIGSIIVALTIYEIIRRNP, from the coding sequence ATGAGGATTCAACCACTACAAGCATACATTATCATGTTATTAACTATAACAGCTTTACTATTCAATACTATACCAGTTCATAGTATCAATAATGGAAACGGATTATTTATAGTGGTCTCATTTCCTAATCTCATCAGTGATATTAAACAATTAATTACCGATCATGATCGAGTAGTATCCGTAGCTCCTCAGGGAATAGACCCGCATGAATATAGTTTAACGCCTAAAAACGTAGAAGATCTCGAAAAAGCAGATATAATAATATCTCTAGCACATGCACCATTCGAGAAGAGAATACATGACCTATATGTTGAGGGGAAACTTAAAGGAGTCTTAATAGAGATACCATATATTCCAGGAATAATTATTCGTGAAAATCCAGCTACACATATGCCCGATTACCACATGATCATTTATGATCCATTCAATTATATTATATTCATAAAATATGTTGCACAAAAAATGAGCGAGCTAAATCCAGAGTATAAAACATATTATTTGGATAAGGCAAGGGAAGTTATTAGAAACGTATCAGATATTATTGCTAAAACCCCCCAGTTAAACATGGTTGGCGTAGCAGATACTCCTGTAACTGTTTACTCTGTTGAATGGCTCGGGATCGATATCAAGTATCTCTTGGTAAAAGAACATGGTGTGCAAATGACTCCTCAAGACCTCATAAACGTTGAAAACAGTATGAAGAACAAGACAATTCAAGTAGCTATAGTGACAGAACCAGCTGTATCGCAAGCATCAAAGAAACTACTTGAACTAGCGAATAAATACTCTATCCCCATAATACATGTTCCTTCACCTCTTTCACAACAATCTATTCCAGCTAAACTATCCGTTATAAGTAAAGAAGTAATTAGTTTATCTATAAATAAGTCATTTATTAATATAAACACTATTACTCCTTCCAGTAGTGTAGAAGAATCAAGTATTTTCTGGTCTAAATATTACAATGACTTAGTATTATTCATAATAGGCTCTATTATTGTTGCTCTAACTATTTATGAAATAATTAGGAGGAATCCATGA
- a CDS encoding metal ABC transporter permease gives MMKDKLYIILIILITLYSFLLSYIYNPIWVIVMVSAGIAYGFMSNIVSVRKLYFLAGASPHAALFAVVLSIPIAYYLFSGAQFILSIIIGLLLIYLVGYSIYKGINTDIATAVFVGFTAAGSVIVAYYVLINYPIEFDLTALILGDPLLTSFSDALIALTIAAISGLLIILTYREQLSIGINRESAYLAGINVKIYDLVVFTLLGLTAIGLLRMVGYILEHVLILLPASIALSSARSAYQALRISVLTALTASLIGLHLGIIFDLAPSGLTGLILLIYYLLALIGGKR, from the coding sequence ATGATGAAGGATAAACTATACATTATACTTATAATATTGATTACATTATACAGTTTCCTTTTATCCTATATTTATAATCCAATATGGGTTATAGTAATGGTTTCTGCAGGAATAGCTTATGGCTTTATGAGTAATATAGTATCCGTTAGGAAACTATATTTCTTAGCGGGAGCATCTCCTCATGCAGCATTATTCGCTGTTGTCTTATCTATTCCTATCGCATACTACTTATTTAGTGGTGCACAGTTTATCTTGTCTATAATTATAGGTTTACTGCTCATATATCTTGTCGGCTATAGTATTTATAAAGGAATAAATACTGATATAGCGACAGCTGTTTTTGTGGGATTCACTGCTGCCGGCAGTGTTATTGTTGCTTATTATGTATTGATAAATTATCCTATAGAATTTGATCTTACAGCGCTTATCCTAGGCGATCCCTTGCTTACAAGTTTCTCTGACGCACTCATTGCTCTAACAATTGCGGCTATATCTGGATTACTTATCATATTAACATATAGAGAGCAATTATCTATTGGGATAAATCGTGAATCAGCATATTTAGCTGGTATAAATGTGAAGATCTACGATTTAGTTGTTTTTACATTACTAGGATTAACAGCTATTGGATTACTTAGAATGGTAGGTTATATTTTAGAGCATGTACTAATACTTTTACCAGCAAGTATTGCTTTATCATCTGCTAGAAGTGCTTACCAAGCTCTCAGGATAAGTGTATTAACAGCTTTAACAGCTTCTTTGATAGGTTTACATCTCGGCATAATATTTGATCTAGCACCGTCAGGTTTAACCGGGTTAATACTGCTAATATATTATTTGCTAGCCTTAATAGGCGGTAAGAGATGA
- a CDS encoding CopG family ribbon-helix-helix protein, producing the protein MSGKRRFGVSIPSNIAEALDKLAELTGSDRSSIVAEALRTYLHDHLHYMVPHKCTGFIIVVNKEKNISASIVIDKFKDIIQNYNHTHYRGKCIEIFFVSGYSGRIAELDKKLRSMGCSVRYIPLQTTTNIEEEKKE; encoded by the coding sequence ATGAGCGGTAAGAGAAGATTCGGCGTCTCAATACCATCAAATATAGCTGAAGCATTAGATAAGCTTGCAGAATTAACAGGCTCTGATCGATCAAGCATTGTCGCTGAAGCTCTAAGAACCTATCTACACGATCACCTCCACTATATGGTTCCACATAAATGTACTGGTTTCATAATAGTTGTTAATAAGGAGAAAAACATTTCCGCCAGTATAGTAATTGATAAGTTCAAAGACATCATTCAAAACTACAACCATACACATTACAGAGGTAAATGTATAGAAATATTCTTTGTCAGTGGTTATAGTGGTAGAATTGCTGAGCTAGATAAAAAACTTAGATCAATGGGTTGTAGTGTCAGATATATACCTTTACAGACTACTACTAATATAGAGGAGGAAAAGAAGGAGTAA
- a CDS encoding class I SAM-dependent methyltransferase, with protein sequence MKHIVEYVFKPVKAYWFTKPLIDLLWRSRGVVEATFDLGLTWREIRVYDGYLVIDGYKIYLEEVTPSEPDRVVVYRRDTGKIYEVIRRSNGNYYKLKTTGIDKAPTVEINGIHMHRIVGVDPWSDSRIKARTAKVRKGDRVLDTCMGLGYTAIHSYLRGARIIYTVEIDPNIIWIAEHNPWSHGLSNNGITIIQGNIIDVIQYFEENYFDKIIHDPPRFSTRTGDLYGLDLYKEFYRVLKPGGILYHYTGEPRRHGSPSIVKGIGERLRLAGFHPVVYRVKAQGYIAYKSIY encoded by the coding sequence ATGAAGCATATAGTGGAATATGTATTCAAACCTGTTAAAGCTTATTGGTTCACTAAGCCTCTCATAGACTTATTATGGCGTAGTCGAGGAGTGGTTGAAGCAACTTTTGATCTAGGACTTACATGGCGCGAGATCAGAGTCTATGACGGCTATTTAGTAATTGATGGATACAAGATCTATTTAGAAGAAGTAACTCCTTCAGAGCCAGATAGAGTAGTAGTATATAGGAGAGATACTGGAAAAATATACGAAGTTATTAGAAGAAGTAATGGAAACTATTATAAATTGAAAACTACCGGAATAGATAAAGCACCCACCGTTGAAATTAACGGTATACACATGCATAGAATAGTAGGGGTCGATCCATGGAGTGATTCAAGAATAAAAGCTAGAACCGCTAAGGTTAGGAAAGGAGATAGAGTATTAGATACTTGTATGGGTCTCGGATACACAGCTATACACTCATATCTTCGAGGGGCTCGAATTATCTATACAGTAGAGATCGATCCCAATATTATATGGATAGCAGAACATAATCCTTGGAGCCATGGATTATCCAATAATGGAATAACAATTATACAAGGCAACATAATTGATGTTATCCAGTATTTTGAGGAGAACTACTTTGATAAAATAATACATGACCCCCCAAGATTCTCTACGAGAACAGGAGACTTGTACGGGTTAGATCTCTACAAGGAATTTTATAGAGTACTTAAGCCGGGGGGAATACTTTATCACTATACAGGCGAGCCTCGGAGACATGGTAGTCCAAGCATTGTTAAGGGTATAGGTGAAAGACTCCGCTTAGCAGGTTTTCACCCAGTAGTATATAGGGTTAAAGCTCAAGGCTACATAGCTTATAAATCAATATACTAA
- a CDS encoding PolB1-binding protein PBP2 family protein, with protein MEEKKPSLKDILKLSKLERLVMDYFLKHISVGEIIAIIELREEVKRLRDPDLVPEFDDVIIELEIGRAINRLLRDNFLEYRSGCYNLASHLREELKKKLGELRPGFSKNLEELIS; from the coding sequence ATGGAGGAGAAAAAACCAAGCCTTAAAGATATATTGAAGCTCTCAAAGCTTGAGCGGCTTGTAATGGATTATTTTCTGAAGCATATTAGTGTTGGAGAAATAATAGCTATTATTGAGTTAAGAGAGGAAGTTAAGAGACTCAGAGATCCTGATCTTGTTCCCGAATTTGATGATGTAATTATAGAGCTCGAGATTGGAAGAGCTATTAATAGATTGTTACGCGATAACTTCTTAGAGTATAGGAGTGGATGCTATAATTTAGCATCTCATCTACGAGAGGAATTGAAGAAGAAGCTTGGAGAACTAAGACCTGGTTTTTCAAAGAATCTTGAAGAGCTTATCAGTTAG